A stretch of the Amia ocellicauda isolate fAmiCal2 chromosome 10, fAmiCal2.hap1, whole genome shotgun sequence genome encodes the following:
- the LOC136759776 gene encoding calpain-5, whose protein sequence is MFSSSKPYKNQKYAALKQQCKEAQKLFEDPEFPATNESLFYKKPPPGTVQWKRPKDLCDDPHLFVEGISSHDLNQGSIGNCWFVAACSCLALKPDLWQKVIPDWKEQEWDPKHPENYSGIFHFQFWIFGEWIDIVVDDRLPTINGNLIYCHSKQRNEFWSALLEKAYAKLSGCYESLDGGNTGDAVVDFTGAVRESIDLVAGKYSSEIAEQVKLFEDLLKVQERGGLISCSIEATSNSEMEARMSCGLVKGHAYSVTGVRKARLGHGLVAFFRAEKLFMIRMRNPWGKTEWNGAWSDGSKEWEKVGSSERDAMGITVADDGEFWMAFEDWCKFFTDVDICRIINTSLLSVQKTWHEGRFLGSWTKNTEPLLNRCGGCMNHRQTFLQNPQYLFDITKSEDEVLISLQQRDMKMHRKFGEGENLTIGFAILKVELNRKYRMHNINIQENVATSQYINSRAVFMRKKLKCGRYVIIPTTFTPGILSDFMLRIFTDVDAECKELVLDKPKVKCWSPILGYPRAVTQIYIHSAEGLQKQDRSGGADPYVIIYCEKAKIKSTINNDTLEPVFDTQAIFYRKSPRKPITVQVWNSNAIQDEFLGQVVLAASPKDPTQSQKLQLRKKGREMADEMPGFISLRVLTSNELMDM, encoded by the exons ATGTTCTCCTCCTCAAAGCCATACAAAAACCAGAAGTACGCTGCCTTGAAACAGCAATGCAAAGAGGCCCAAAAGCTGTTTGAAGATCCCGAATTTCCAGCTACAAATGAGTCTTTGTTCTACAAGAAACCCCCTCCAGGAACTGTTCAATGGAAACGTCCAAAG GATTTGTGTGATGATCCTCACCTCTTTGTTGAGGGAATCAGCTCACATGACTTGAACCAGGGATCTATCGGGAATTGCTGGTTTGTAGCAGCGTGTTCCTGTCTGGCTCTCAAACCTGATCTCTGGCAAAAG GTTATTCCCGATTGGAAGGAACAGGAGTGGGATCCAAAGCACCCCGAGAACTATTCTGGGATCTTCCACTTCCAGTTCTGGATCTTCGGGGAGTGGATTGACATCGTTGTGGACGACCGTCTACCAACCATCAATGGCAACCTGATCTACTGCCACTCCAAACAACGCAATGAGTTCTGGAGCGCCCTGCTGGAGAAAGCTTATGCAAA GCTGTCTGGTTGCTACGAGTCTCTGGATGGGGGTAACACAGGAGACGCGGTGGTGGATTTCACAGGGGCGGTGAGGGAGTCTATCGATCTGGTGGCAGGGAAGTACAGCTCCGAAATCGCAGAGCAAGTGAAGCTCTTCGAGGACTTGCTGAAAgtgcaggagaggggaggcctCATCAGCTGCTCCATCGAG GCCACCTCCAATTCTGAGATGGAAGCCCGGATGAGCTGTGGACTGGTGAAAGGTCATGCCTACTCAGTGACAGGGGTGCGGAAAGCTAGGCTGGGCCACGGCTTGGTGGCTTTCTTCCGAGCTGAGAAACTCTTCATGATTCGAATGCGGAACCCCTGGGGAAAGACGGAGTGGAACGGCGCCTGGAGTGACGG CTCCAAGGAGTGGGAGAAAGTTGGGAGCAGTGAACGGGATGCAATGGGAATTACAGTGGCAGATGACGGTGAATTCTG GATGGCCTTTGAAGACTGGTGTAAGTTTTTCACTGACGTGGACATCTGCCGCATCATCAACACCTCGCTGTTGAGTGTTCAGAAGACGTGGCACGAGGGAAGGTTCTTGGGGAGCTGGACCAAAAACACAGAGCCCCTTCTCAACCGCTGTGGGGGCTGCATGAACCACAGGCAAACCTTCCTGCAAAACCCCCAG TATTTGTTTGACATTACAAAGTCGGAGGATGAAGTCTTGATCTCCCTTCAACAACGGGACATGAAAATGCACAGAAAATTCGGCGAAGGAGAAAATCTCACGATTGGCTTCGCTATCTTGAAA GTGGAGCTTAACAGGAAGTATCGCATGCACAACATAAACATTCAGGAGAATGTCGCAACTTCCCAGTACATCAACTCTCGCGCTGTTTTTATGAGGAAAAAACTTAAGTGCGGCCGTTATGTCATCATACCAACAACATTCACACCTGGAATCCTGTCAGACTTCATGTTAAGGATATTCACTGATGTAGATGCGGAATGcaa AGAACTGGTCTTGGACAAACCAAAGGTGAAGTGCTGGAGTCCGATCTTGGGCTATCCAAGGGCCGTGACTCAGATATACATCCACAGTGCTGAGGGCCTGCAGAAACAGGACCGCTCGGGAG GAGCTGACCCATATGTGATCATATACTGTGAGAAAGCAAAGATCAAATCAACAATCAACAACGACACCCTGGAACCTGTGTTTGACACACAGGCTATCTTTTACAGAAAGTCACCTAGAAAACCCATCACGGTGCAG GTTTGGAACAGCAACGCAATTCAAGACGAATTCCTTGGACAAGTTGTCTTAGCAGCCTCTCCCAAGGACCCCACTCAGTCGCAGAAGTTACAGCTTCGCAAGAAAGGGCGTGAGATGGCCGATGAGATGCCAGGATTTATTAGTCTCAGAGTGCTCACCTCCAACGAATTGATGGACATGTGA